The Microbacterium oleivorans genome contains the following window.
GGGCGACCGCGGCGCCGAAGCCGTCGGGGTCGATCTCGACGAGCGTCGCGAGGAATCCGCCGAGGACGACGACGGCCGGATCGAGGACGTTGACGGCGCCGGCCACGGCCGACGCGAGGACGCGACGCTGCCGGTGGACCTCCTCGAGGGCGGCGGGATTGACGGATGCGCCGAGGGCGCTGCGCAGCTCGTCGTCGTCGGCGGCCGGCAGTCCGAGCGCGGCGACGAGACGGTGGCGGCTGACCTCGTCCTCGAGGGCCGCACGCTCGCCCGAACGGCGGTCGGCCGCGTCCTCGAAGACGGCGGGGTTGTGCCCGAACTCGCCCGCGAGCCCGCGGGCGCCCCCGACGAGGACATCGCCGACGACGAGACCGCCGCCGATGCCGCTCGCGCCGCCGTTGAGGTAGACGACGTCGGTCTCGCCGCGCGCAGCGCCGAAGAGGTACTCGGCGTGCGCCCCGTAGGAGGCGTCATTGCCGACGGTCGTGGCGATCCCGGTGGCGGTGCCGACGAGATCGGCGAGCGGGGCGTCTGTCCAGCGCAGGTGCGGGGCGTGGACCACCCGGCCCGCGGCGGGGTGGACGAGACCGGGCACGGCGACGCCGATGCCGACGACGGATGC
Protein-coding sequences here:
- a CDS encoding ROK family transcriptional regulator, which produces MSIAPGTAELVRRANLARTLVAVHRDGPLSRAALTADLGLNRSTIGALTAELTRLGLVTETAGAAEGRIGRPSPVITAHADVVAVAVNPEVDAVTVAAVGLDRSVRARRRVPSTGLIAPDELALLVAATVREWRGSELAAASVVGIGVAVPGLVHPAAGRVVHAPHLRWTDAPLADLVGTATGIATTVGNDASYGAHAEYLFGAARGETDVVYLNGGASGIGGGLVVGDVLVGGARGLAGEFGHNPAVFEDAADRRSGERAALEDEVSRHRLVAALGLPAADDDELRSALGASVNPAALEEVHRQRRVLASAVAGAVNVLDPAVVVLGGFLATLVEIDPDGFGAAVARQTIAGSAPLVRSAELGDDRLLVGAAETAFARLLDDPVATMSAVGSTSSTRPDRL